A window of Thermoproteus sp. genomic DNA:
CCTCTATGCATCAACCATCGCGCCAGAGCCCCCGCCCTCTCGTAGGCCCCGTCGCCCCATACGGCCCCTATTCCGCACATGGCGAAAAGTCCTCATGTAGTTAAAAATTTTACTTAAAAAAACAAAGGCAAATATGAGACACATACGGCGCCGCATTTAATGTAGCGAATTAATAAAATTGCGGCGCTAACCTCCATATCAAGCTAAACCTAGAGCGCGGTAGCGCCACGAACAGTAATGCAAGACGAATGCGGCCTCGCGTGTAGCCGCGCGGCCGAGGGCTCAAGGGCCCGGCCGAAGAACACGGGGTTAATAAAGCAACAATGCACGCTCTTTCAACTTGCCTGTAGTCGGGTCGACCTCCAGCTCTAACACCTCTAATGTAGTGACGCCGATTAGCACCTTGTCGATTATATCGGATATGAGCACGGGCACTACCTCGCCCCTACCCTCAATTTCGACCCAAGCCCTAGACCTCTGTAGTTCTATTATCCCGCCGCCCGTCTCGACTCGGGAGGTGCCAGTCGGGCGTAGCCCCAGCCTATTCGCCAATTCGCGCGGCACTACGGTCAAGGTGGCCCCCGTGTCGACGAGGCCTCTAGTCTCAACTACGGCGGATCTGTCCTCATTGCCTATCTTCACCAAAACCCACACATGGCCCATATGAGCAAGCGCGGCTAAAGTTAAAAGTCTGTCGGCCCAAACAGCCGGCTAAACGCCCTTCGGCAAATCGGTAGCGATATGCCCTCACAAGGCCGTTGGCCCTCGAGGTCAAGCCCGGCGAGCTCGTGATCATCTACGGCACCAACGGTGTGGGCAAAACCACCCTGGCCAAGGTCCTAGCCACCCTGTTGCCCCCTCTGGGCGGGTCCGTGGAGCTCGACGGAGCGCCCATAAGGAAGATGCGGAGGTCCATATTCTACCGCCCCGAGATGGTCGAGGTGTCGCCTAAAATAAAGGCCTTCGAGTACGTGGAGGCACTAGCCTCCTTCTACGGCGCCTCCGACTCGGCGGAGGAGGCCCCTAAGGGCCGTCGACGTCCCCCGAGGCTGGATGGACAAGATGTCGCAAGGCATGCGGAGGAGGGTCCAGCTGGCCTCGGCTCTGGCGGTCGCGCCTAAAGTCAAGCTGGCCGTGCTAGACGACCCCTACGTGAGTGTGGACCTGGAGGGGGCGGCCGCGCTCCACGAGGCGGTCCTCTCGGCGTTTGGCAATGCCGTGTTGGTCCTCACGTCGCGCTCGCCGCTCAAGGGGGTTAGGAACATAGACTTCCTCACGTTGAAGCCATGAGGCCGCTCCTATCGGCACTGGCGGTCACGGCGTGGGCCTACGCGGCGCTCGAGGCCTATAGGGGCGCCATCTTGGACCGCATAAGGGACATAGTTGCGGCTCGGGTGATCCAAACCTCGTCGGGCGCCATAGTGGACTGGGCCGCCTCCCTGCGGGCGTCGTGGTATGGAGTGGTCCTAGACGTCTTGTTGTTCACGTTCATAATCCAGCTGGTCATCTACGGCCTGTGGAGCCTGACCTATAGGGCCACACGGGGCTTCTTGGCGTGGTGGTGGTCTTCTTCGTCGCCGCCAGCGTCGTGGGGGTCCTGTGGCTCTTCCTCTGGCTGTTCCTATCCACAAGCCCGGATGCTGTCCCAAGTCCCTACCTCTTGGCCTATCTGGCCGTCAACGGCGCGCTCATAGCGGCCTAGCACCTCAGCGATAGGCGCCGCGGGGAAGGCCGCTAGGCGGGAGCTATTCCGGCCGCCGTATCCTGCTAACCGCGATTAGCAACACCAGGGCGAGCGCGGCCGACGCCATGACGAACGCTATGGAGGCCTCGGCTCCCGCCGCGGCGTATATATAACTGAACGCAAGGCTCCCCAAGACGCCGCCCGCCGCCTTGGCGGTATAGAGGATCCCGTTATTCGCCGTGGCGTACTTTGCGCCGAATATTCTGCTCGAGGCGTTTAGGTACAACAATATCAGAGAGCCGCCGAAGAGGCCTATCACGGCAGTGCCCGCGGCCTTGAGGCCCAAGGCGAACAACGCTGAGCCCAACATTGAAGCAGTTAGGGCTATATACAACGCGTTCATGACGCCCCAAGCGTCGGCGATCTTGCCGAAGAGGGGACGCGCCAGGCCCACCAACAGCGGATATACGGAGGCCAACGCCACCAGCTCGGCCCCCGAACTCAAAAACTGGAGCGACGACGCCAACGTCAAGAGCGGCACCGAGCCCAATATATACGAAGCGTATAGGAGCCAAAACCTGAGGTCCCGCGCGGCTTGCACCGGCGACTTGCCCGCCAGGCCCTTGGGGTAGTCGGCCATGGCCGTCAGGGCCGGCAACACGGCTAGCTCTATTAGGCCTATGGCCAGGGTTGCCTCCTTGAAGTTGCCGATTTTGGCGATTATGGGGTTGGCGATGGCCGAGCCCAAGCCGAAGCCTAGAGACACGAGGCCTGTGGCGAGCCCCATCTTGTCGGCGAACCACTTGACGGCCAGATTGAAGGCTATGCCGTAGAGTACGCCCTCGCCCGCGCTACCCAAGGCCCAGAAGAGGTACAGAAGGGCTATGTTGGGCGAGAGAGCCGCTCCGAGGAAGCCCAACGCCGATAGGACGGAGGAGACGACTCCCACAACCTTTGGGCCCTTGATGTCGGCGAACCCGCCGCCTGCCGGTTGCGCCAACGTGGAGACCACTACGTATATGGAGAACCCGGCGGCCACTAGCACGGCCCCGACGCCCAGCTGGCGCCCCAGAAGGGGCCCCAACACGTTCCATGTGTACTGATATAGGGAGTTGAAACACATTACGACGAACCCAATTATTAGGTATCTGCCCCGCCCGACCACTACACTTTAATGGAACTCCATTTAAATGTGGGCCTCCTGCTCAATGTAGACTATGGCGAGCCGCTGGCCAAGATCAGGGCAAGGGAGGTGTTGAGGCGACTGGAGGCGTTGAGGTACGTGGGGGAGGAGGAGGCGATAGACGCGTTTTATTTACACTACAGGAGGCCCATATTTGGGGGCAAGGCGGACAACGAATCGTGGTCGTATTTCGTCAAGGCCTACGTCTCCTCCGAGTACTACAAGGCTGTCTGGCCCATGTGCAGGCTGAACCCCAAAGCCTCTCGGGAGGCCGCAGTGAGGCTCCTCAAGGCCTACCAGGCCTTTTTAGACTCGTTGGAGTCCGGCAAGGACAGATTTTGGAGGGGGAGGGGCCTCTGGCTTAAATGGTCTGAGGCCTTGAGGAACATAAGGCGCCTCTTCGGGGATCCGGCGGACGTGGCCAAGCTATATGCCTCCTTGAGGAAGCTCGGCGAGATCTTGGGGTCGGGCAGATCCGGAGATCCGGCCTCTCTGGCGATGTCCATAGCGGCCGATCCGACCCGCATGAAGCTGGCGGACGTCATAGCCGACATCGCCGAGTTGCTCTCAGCCAGAGGCGTAGTCGATCCGGAGGGCGGCGAGTCCTCGGGCGGGACGTACGCAATCGACGGCGTCCGGAGCGCCTCGATAGGGCGCTTGAAGGAGGCGACTGACTCGACTAGGGCGTTATATCTAGTCGCGCGGGAGCTCTTCGCCTACAAGGCCGCCACCTCCACGCTCTCCGTAAGGCACTACGTAGTGAAGAGGGCCCCGCCCCTCTACATACTCCTCGACAAGTCGGGCTCCATGTACGACGTGGTACCAGGGCTGGACATCAGGCGTATATCTGTGGCGGCGGCCCTCGCCTTAGCCCTCTGGCGGAGGAATAGGGGCTCTCTGCTCCGCCTCTTCGACGTCGAGGTCCACAAGCCCGAAGGCGGAGAGGGGCTAGTCGACGTCCTCCTAAGGGTAGTCCCCTCGGGGGGCACCAGCCTCTCTAGGGCTGTGCACTTCGCCGTGGAAGAGGCCATCCGCCTCGGCGTGAAGAGGTACGCCCTCGCGCTCGTGACCGACGGCGAGGACGAGGCTGTCGACGAGTCGGCCTTCGAGAGGGCCAAGGCCGTCTTCGATGGGGTTGAGGTGTACCTCGTGGGCGGAAAGGACCTAAAAATAGGCGGGATTCGCGTGAGGCGCGTCGCGCTATCTCTTAAGGAGCCTCACAAACATGCCGAATATAACTATGGCGAACCCGGCGGCGGCTACGAGGTCGCCGATCATTCTGAGCCACACCACGTCGACCACTATGGGCTCCTGCCAAAAGCCCGGCGCGCCTGAGGGCGTGAAGAGCGTCTTTATGAACCAATAGCCCCTAGAGAGCTCTTGTTGCATCTGGAGGACCGCCAAGGGCTCTAGCGTCAATAGGACCTGGAGGTAGAAGCCCACGCCAATGATTACGGCCGCCCACCTCATATACTTTAGGTCCCTAT
This region includes:
- a CDS encoding ATP-binding cassette domain-containing protein, with the protein product MALEVKPGELVIIYGTNGVGKTTLAKVLATLLPPLGGSVELDGAPIRKMRRSIFYRPEMVEVSPKIKAFEYVEALASFYGASDSAEEAPKGRRRPPRLDGQDVARHAEEGPAGLGSGGRA
- a CDS encoding aspartyl protease family protein, with the protein product MGHVWVLVKIGNEDRSAVVETRGLVDTGATLTVVPRELANRLGLRPTGTSRVETGGGIIELQRSRAWVEIEGRGEVVPVLISDIIDKVLIGVTTLEVLELEVDPTTGKLKERALLLY
- a CDS encoding MFS transporter; amino-acid sequence: MVGRGRYLIIGFVVMCFNSLYQYTWNVLGPLLGRQLGVGAVLVAAGFSIYVVVSTLAQPAGGGFADIKGPKVVGVVSSVLSALGFLGAALSPNIALLYLFWALGSAGEGVLYGIAFNLAVKWFADKMGLATGLVSLGFGLGSAIANPIIAKIGNFKEATLAIGLIELAVLPALTAMADYPKGLAGKSPVQAARDLRFWLLYASYILGSVPLLTLASSLQFLSSGAELVALASVYPLLVGLARPLFGKIADAWGVMNALYIALTASMLGSALFALGLKAAGTAVIGLFGGSLILLYLNASSRIFGAKYATANNGILYTAKAAGGVLGSLAFSYIYAAAGAEASIAFVMASAALALVLLIAVSRIRRPE